In the Myxococcota bacterium genome, CAGCACGTCGGGGTCACTCGCGGCCTCGGTGAGGAACGCCTCGACCGAGGTGCGGAACGAGTCGTAGGGGTGGTGCAGCAGCACGTCGCCTTCCGACACCACGCGGAAGATCGAGATCTTGCCCTCGTCGGACTTGAGCCGCGCCGGAGTCTGCGGCTGCCAGGGCTCGTCTTTCAGGTCGGGGCGGCTCAGCCCGTACAGCGCCCATAGACTGGCGAGGTCGAGCAGGCCGTCCATCACGTACACGTCGTCGGGCGTGAGCTCGAGCTCGGAGACCAGCACGTCGCGCACCTTCGACGACATGGTCTTGTCGACCTCGAGCCGCACGGCGTCGTTCAGCCGCAGACGCCGGTGCAAGCCGGACTGGACCGCCGCGAGCAGGTCGCGCGCCGCGTCTTCGTCGACGGCGAGGTCGGCGTCGAGCGTGAGTCGGAACGGGTGGTGCGAGACCAGCTCCATGCCGGGGAAGAGTGACTCGAGGTTCGCCGCGATCAGCTGCTCGACCGGCAGGAAGCGCTCGCCGTCGGGCAGCGCGTAGAAGCGGGGCAAGAGCCGCGGCACCTTCACGCGCGCGAAGCGGTTCTCGCCGCTGGCGGCGTCGCGCACCACGACCGCGAGGTTCAGCGACAGGTTCGAGATGTACGGGAACGGGTGCGCGCGGTCGACCGACTGCGGCGTCAGCACCGGCAGGATCTCGTCCTCGAAGATGCGCGCGAGCCGCGAGCGGTCGATCTCGTCGAGCTGGCTCCAATCCACGATGCGGATGCGCTGCTCGGCGAGCTTGGGTAGGAGCTCCTTGTGCAGCAGGCTCTCCTGCTCGCGCAGCTGGTCGAGCACCTGCGCGCGCGCCTCGGCGACCTGCTCGCGCGGGCTGCGCCCGTCGGCTCCCGGCTGGGTGACCCCGGCGTCGATCTGCGCGTGCAGACCCGCGATCCGCACCTGGAAGAACTCGTCGAGGTTCGCGCTCACGATCGCGAGGTACTTCACGCGCTCGAGCAGCGGCTGCGCGGGATCCTGCGCCAGCGCGAGCACGCGCTTGTTGAAGTCGAGCCACGACAGCTCGCGGTTCAGGAAGCGAGCCGGGGGGGCTGGGCTCGCGGAACCGGTTGCGGAAAGGTCGCCGGGCATCGGCTCTCCGGGGGAGGACATGGGTGCGGGAACGGTACCGAGACCAAGCCCGGTTCTGGCCCCCCATCTTACGACATTCGGGTGACGATTTCGGGTGGTCCCGTGTGTTCCCGCGGAGTTGCTCGGTTAATTACCGTTCTTTTTCCGGCAACGCCGCCAGGCGATAGCCCACGCCGTGGAGGCTTTCGAGCACCCAGGCCGAGCTGCCCAGCTTGCGCCGGATCCCCTTCACATGGGTGTCGACCACGCGGGGGGTCCGGGCCGCGCCATCGGGCCAGATCTCGGTGAGGATCTCCTCGCGGGTGAACACGTGGGTAGGGCGGCGCAGCAGCAGCCCGAGCAGCGCGAACTCGATCTCGGTCAGCGCGACCGCGTCGCCGTCGGCCAGCACCGAGCGGCGGCCGGGATCGAGGCTGATCGGCCCGTGCGCGAGCGGCGGCTCGGGCGCGCTGCGCTCGCCGTCGGCCCGGCGCAAGAGCGCCCGCACGCGCAGCGCGAGCTCGCGCGGGAAGAACGGCCGCACCACCACGTCGTCGGCGCCGGCCTCGAGCGCCAGGATCCGGTCCAGGTCCGAGGTGCTGCGAGTCACGACCAGAATGGGCACGTCCTTCGCGTCGGGGTTCTCGCGGATCGCGCGGCAGACCGCGAAGCCCGACTGGTCGCGCAGGAACATGTCGAGCACCACGGCGTTGGGCGCCGAGTCACGCAGCCGCTCGGCGGCCTCGCTGGCGGTCGAGGCTTCCGCAAGACTGAATCCCGCCCCGGACAGACAGCTCTCCAGCTCGGCTCGGCCAGCCGGATCCGAATCGACGACGAGCACACGCGCCACGCCTCCCGTGTAGCAGGCCAAGGGAGCGTTACTGCCAAGGATCCGTGCGAAGCTCGTGAAGTCTCTGCGTCGAGCCTTCGGCAAACCGCCATCTGACCGTCACGGAGCGCCCTCGGGTGAGTGCTAACCTGCCGTTTCATGTCACGGGTCGCTCTCGGAGCGCTGGCGGCGCTCGGCGCCGCAGTGATCGCCGCGGCCGTGTGGCTCCGGCCCGCGCCCGAGGTCGCGCCGGCGCCCGCTCCGAAGCCGCGAGCTGCGGCCGACGCACCGCCCGCACCCGCCGAGAACGCCCGGCCAGCGGCGGCTGCCGTCGTCGAGCCCCCGGCCGTCGCGCCGCCTCCCCCCAATTCCGCGTCGCGGACTTACGGCGCGTCGCCGGCCGAGATCCAGCTCATCGGGCTCGAGGAGGAGGCCCTGCGGCGGATCGACGTGGAGGCCGTGCTCGAGGCCGCCGGCGTCGACGTCCACGCGCTCAAAGCCCGCCCCGATGCTGCGGAAATCCTGCGCCACGTGGCCGCCGACGAGCTCATGACCCGCAGCTACATGCGCGACTACTTCAACGACACGACCTTCCCGTACGGCTACCCGACCGAGAACGCGACCCGCGATGCGCGCGCGCACGCGGAAGGCATGATCGCCCAGCTGACCGTCGAGGGCCGGGTGGAATCTCTCACTCACGACCTCGAGTCCGACGACGTGGAGATGCCGGAGCCCAAGGTCTACCCGGAATCCAGTGGCCGCATCTGGACTCCTCCGTCAGAGCAACCGTGAGCACACGGTTCCTTCACGCCGAGTTCGCATAATCGTCACGGTCGATCCACTGCTGCGACACCCTCGCTGCCTAGTCTTCGCACGATGGAAGGCCACCAATCGGCGCTGATTTTCGCGCTGGGGCACATGACCATCGAGGGTAAGGTCACGATGAGCCTGCTCTTCGTGCTCTCGCTGCTCTCGTGGGCCGTGATCTTCAGCAAGTGGATTGCCGTGATCCGGCAGCGCCGCGCGATGCGCCGGTTCGACGAAGCCTACGCCGAGCTGCAGGACTCACTGACGCTCGACACCGAGGCGAAAGGTCTGGCGCAGGCGCCGGCGCTGACCGTGTACGAAGCCATGCGCGAGGAGATCGACCGGCAGACGGCGAAGGGCGCGCGCTCTCTGTCGGAGCGCAACCTGCCGTCGCTGCACGCGGTGCTCGAGAAGAGCGTGAACATCGAGTCGCTGGCGCTCGAGTCCGGCACGATCGTGCTGGCGATGGCGATCTCGGGCGGTCCGTTCATCGGACTCACCGGCACGGTGTTCGGCGTGATGGAGACCTTCTCGGGCGTCGCGCAGGCCGGTCAGGCGAACCTGGCCGCGATGGCGCCCGGCGTCGCGGGCGCGCTGGTCAACACGATCGTGGGCCTGGTCGTCGCGATCCCGGCGCTGTTCGCGTACAACCTGATCACCAAGTCGATCCAGGGCATCCAGGTCGCGCTCACGGGCTTCGCGACCGACCTCGAAGCGCGCGTGATCTCCGAGCACTACCGCGGCGAGCGGGGCGAGCGCGACGTGCCCAAGCTCGCGGCGAGTCACTGAGGCAGGTGACCCGTGAAAGCCCCTCAGCGCGGCGGCGTCGTCGCAGACATCAACATCACCCCGCTGCTCGACCTGGCGTGGGTGCTGCTCGTGATCTTCATCCTCACGACCACCACGATCGTGCAGGGCATCGACCTCAAGCTCCCCGACGCGTCCAAGGAGCAGAAGCAGGAGATTCCGACCGAGGTCGTGACCATCTCCCTCGACCAGACGGGCACGATCTTCGTCAACGAGGAGCCCATGCCGCTGGAGCGGATGATGGAGAAGCTCCGCCTGTACAAGCTCGCGAACCCTGATTTGCCGGTGATCCTGCGCGCGGACAAGCGGCTCTACTACGAGCAGGTCGTGAAAGTGCTCGACGGCATCAAGCGCGTGCCCGTCGAGAATCTGGCCGTGGCCACGGAGGTGGAATGACTCCCCAGCAGTCGACTCAGAAGAAGAAACGGAAGCGCGGCTCGAACCTGCCGGTCGTGATCGGCTTGGTGGTCGGCATTCATGCCGTGATGGGCGGCGGACTCTACGCACTCACTCAGACCGACGCCGGTCAGGAGTTCATCCGCATCCACAAGATCAAGTTTCTCGAGCCCGAGCAGGAGAAGCAGGAAGAGGCCAAGGCCCCGGAGCCGCCGCCTCTGCCGCCGCCCATCCAGCAGCAGGTCGAAGCTCCCACGGTGAGTGCAGCGCCGGCCCCGACCACCAGCGCGCCGTCGGTCTCGATCGGCGGCGGCGGCGGTACGAACTGGAGCGGTGGCAAGTTCATCGGCGGGCTCGAGGACGGCCCGATGGGCGCGTTCCACGCCGGCGTGCTGGGGCGGATCCGCAGCTGCTTCGGCAGCTGGACCGGACCGTCTCGTCCGGCCGAGGTCGCGCTCGACGTGAGTCACGAGGGATCGGTCGTCTCGTACAAGCTCGTCCACGGCACCGGATCGACCGCCGAGGACGACCAGCTCATGGACGCGGTCCGCTGCGTCCAGCAGAAGGGCGTCGGTGCTCCCCCCGAAGGCGTCGGACGCGTCGTGACCCTGCGCCTCCGGCCGTCCCACGGGGTCGCCAGTGGTCAGGGTTAGCCAGCAGCTGCTGTCCGTCCTGCTGTCCGGGCTGATCGCGGGACTCGGACCCGCCTCCGCGCTCGCGAACCCGGCGGGCGGGGTCGTGCAGGGCGGCGCCGCCACGATCTCGGGTCAGGGCACCTCGAACGTCACGATCAACCAGACCTCGAATTCCGCGGTGCTGTCCTGGCAGAGCTTCAACATCGCGCCCGGAGAGAGCACCAACTTCGTGCAGCCGAGCGCCCGCGCGCTCGCGCTGAACCGCATCCTCGATGGCCAGGCCTCGCAGATCCTCGGCAACCTGAACGCGAACGGCCGCGTGTATCTCATCAACCCGAACGGCATCCTGTTCGGGCAGGGCGCCGTGGTGAACGTGGGCGGCCTCGCGGCGGCCACGAACGCGCAGGTCACCAACCTGGTGAATGCGCAGGTCGATGCGGCGGCCAGCGCGCAGGGCGCCCCGGGCGCGAGCATCACCAACCAGGGCCGCATCAACGTGGCGCCGGGGGGTGACGTGTATCTGGTCGGCGCCAAGGTCGAGAACTCGACGACCGGAGTGATCCACGTCGACGGCGGCACCGTGACGGTGGCGTCGGGCGCCACGCTCACGCTCGCGGGCGAGGATGGCGTGGCGGTCGAGTATCAGGTGCCGACCACTCCGGACAACACGGCGGTGAACCTGGGCCAGATCCTTGCGGACAAGGGCACGGCCGACATCCGCGCCGCGGTCGTGCGCCAGGGCGCGGCGCAGGCGAGCGCCGCGGTGGAGATCGACGGACAGATCGTGCTGGTCGGTGACTCCGTGCGGGTCGCGGGAGACACCGCGACCGACAACGGCAAGGTGGGCGTGACTGCGCTGAATGGCGACGTGGAGATCGCCGCCGGCGGCAACGTGCGCAGCAACACCGGGGACATCGCGGTGACTGCGGGTCGCGACGTGACCTTCACCTCGACCGACCGGGCCCACGACAGCGTGATCGAGACGGGCAGCGGCAACATCGACGTGGTCGCCGAGCGCGACGTGAACCTGCAGCCCAACGTGAACGCGGCCGGGAACACGGCGATCCGCACGCGCGGCATCGACGTCGAGCAACCGGACGGCACTGTCGTGCACGAGAAGGGCGACGGCGGCAACGTGGTCGTGATTGCGAAGACCGGCAACGTGAACGCAGGCACGGCTGATCGCTGGGTCGACTCCGTGCCGCCGCTCGAGCGCACGGCCTTCGGAACGTTCGGCCTCGACTACCCCAAGAACTTCGACCCGCTCCCCGTCGACCCGCGCGGGATCCTCGGCATCGGCTCCGAAGCCGGCGGCAACGTCACGGTGATCGCGGGTGGCAACGTCGCGACCCGCCGCACCGACGTGAACGTGACTCGCACCGGTGGCAGCGCCACGGCCCTCCCACCGTCGGACCCCGACGCACCGCTCCCGTTCGACTACGACGGGAGTCACATCGGCGTGTTCGGTCAGGCCTATACGACCCTCGAGCTGCCGCCCTTTGCCTTTCCGGTGAACAGCCTGCGGATCCCCGTCGCCAACGCGCCCAAGGCCAAGCTCACGGTGATTGCGGGCGGCGACATCACCGGCGACTACATGATTCGCAACGGCACGGCGACGCTGCGCGCCGGCTACGCACTCGCACCCGACGCCCTCCCGCAGGTCGCCGCCGACCCGGGCGCGCTGGCGGCGATCGAGGCGAGCAGCAATCATGCCGATCCCACCAGCCAGTTCCACTTCTCCGATGCCGCGACCGCGGACCCCTCGCGCGGCTGGCTCGGCAGCCTCGGCAGCCCGCTCACGCTCGACATGGTCTTCGCTTCGGTCGACGGGCGCGGCGCCAACGGAGTCGCACTCCGCGCGGCGGAGAACCCGTCGCTCGTCTACCCGTCGTCGAACATCAACGCGAACGGCACCGCCAAGCTGCCGACCTACGGCGAGGACGACACTCTCGCGCTGGACGCCGAGCGCGGCGACGTGGTCCTGCTCGGAACGGACACCGTGTTGCGGGAGGCCGGGAGCACGGCGACCACCACGCCCAACCCGTTCGTCCTGATGCTGCCTCCGAGTGTCTCGATCGCGACTCACGACTTCACGCGCAACGTCGGGTCGGAGGTCGAGTCGCGGTCCGGCGATCTCGTGATCCTGAACGACTTCCAGATGCTTCCCTCCGAACAGGGGGGCCTGTCACTGAACGTCGCGGGCGAGGTGCGGACCGCAGGCGTGGCTGCGAGCGGCAAGGCCAAGGTGCAGATCGACGTGCAGTCGTTCGGCGCCTCGGGCGACCAGAGCTTCACTCTGCTGCCGGGGCTCAAGCTGCGCGACACCGCGAACGGCGCCGAGTACACGCTGGACGGCCAGATCTCGATGCAGCCGCGCCTCCCGCCCACGCCGGCTCAGGGCTCCGTCCAGTTCAACATCTCGCCCGACGCCCTGGCGCACGGAATCACCATTCCCAAGGGTACGGTGGTCGTCGCTCAGAACGGGACGCGCTACACGACCGACCGCGAGCTGGTGATTCCGCCGCCGGCACAACGCCCGCGGCAGACCCAGGTGGTCCTCACACTCGCCCAGGCGCCCTCGGGCCCGGTCACGGTGGCGGCGACCGCGAAGCTCGTGGGCCCCGACGGAGCGCTCTACAACCTCGACCAGGCCGTGAACT is a window encoding:
- a CDS encoding biopolymer transporter ExbD — translated: MKAPQRGGVVADINITPLLDLAWVLLVIFILTTTTIVQGIDLKLPDASKEQKQEIPTEVVTISLDQTGTIFVNEEPMPLERMMEKLRLYKLANPDLPVILRADKRLYYEQVVKVLDGIKRVPVENLAVATEVE
- the ppk1 gene encoding polyphosphate kinase 1; this translates as MPGDLSATGSASPAPPARFLNRELSWLDFNKRVLALAQDPAQPLLERVKYLAIVSANLDEFFQVRIAGLHAQIDAGVTQPGADGRSPREQVAEARAQVLDQLREQESLLHKELLPKLAEQRIRIVDWSQLDEIDRSRLARIFEDEILPVLTPQSVDRAHPFPYISNLSLNLAVVVRDAASGENRFARVKVPRLLPRFYALPDGERFLPVEQLIAANLESLFPGMELVSHHPFRLTLDADLAVDEDAARDLLAAVQSGLHRRLRLNDAVRLEVDKTMSSKVRDVLVSELELTPDDVYVMDGLLDLASLWALYGLSRPDLKDEPWQPQTPARLKSDEGKISIFRVVSEGDVLLHHPYDSFRTSVEAFLTEAASDPDVLAIKHTLYRTSGRDNPLVRALMRAAQSGKEVVALIELKARFDEGSNIEWARRLEQAGVHVVYGIVGLKTHAKIALVVRREGAQIRRYVHIGTGNYNPITADTYEDVGLLSARPELGQDLTELFNYLTGCGRPQSYRKLLVAPVTLRPRLLEEIRREAESGDGRIAIKVNNLSDETIIEALYAASAAGTEIDLSVRAICCLRPGVPGLSERIRVRSVLGRFLEHSRVYRFGKPGRNARYYIGSADLMNRNLDKRVETLAQVDDPALQARLEELLEVNLAPNALAWSLGPDGVWSKRETATPTSHERFQRLARERSLAPST
- a CDS encoding MotA/TolQ/ExbB proton channel family protein — encoded protein: MTIEGKVTMSLLFVLSLLSWAVIFSKWIAVIRQRRAMRRFDEAYAELQDSLTLDTEAKGLAQAPALTVYEAMREEIDRQTAKGARSLSERNLPSLHAVLEKSVNIESLALESGTIVLAMAISGGPFIGLTGTVFGVMETFSGVAQAGQANLAAMAPGVAGALVNTIVGLVVAIPALFAYNLITKSIQGIQVALTGFATDLEARVISEHYRGERGERDVPKLAASH
- a CDS encoding response regulator transcription factor, encoding MARVLVVDSDPAGRAELESCLSGAGFSLAEASTASEAAERLRDSAPNAVVLDMFLRDQSGFAVCRAIRENPDAKDVPILVVTRSTSDLDRILALEAGADDVVVRPFFPRELALRVRALLRRADGERSAPEPPLAHGPISLDPGRRSVLADGDAVALTEIEFALLGLLLRRPTHVFTREEILTEIWPDGAARTPRVVDTHVKGIRRKLGSSAWVLESLHGVGYRLAALPEKER
- a CDS encoding filamentous hemagglutinin N-terminal domain-containing protein; protein product: MVRVSQQLLSVLLSGLIAGLGPASALANPAGGVVQGGAATISGQGTSNVTINQTSNSAVLSWQSFNIAPGESTNFVQPSARALALNRILDGQASQILGNLNANGRVYLINPNGILFGQGAVVNVGGLAAATNAQVTNLVNAQVDAAASAQGAPGASITNQGRINVAPGGDVYLVGAKVENSTTGVIHVDGGTVTVASGATLTLAGEDGVAVEYQVPTTPDNTAVNLGQILADKGTADIRAAVVRQGAAQASAAVEIDGQIVLVGDSVRVAGDTATDNGKVGVTALNGDVEIAAGGNVRSNTGDIAVTAGRDVTFTSTDRAHDSVIETGSGNIDVVAERDVNLQPNVNAAGNTAIRTRGIDVEQPDGTVVHEKGDGGNVVVIAKTGNVNAGTADRWVDSVPPLERTAFGTFGLDYPKNFDPLPVDPRGILGIGSEAGGNVTVIAGGNVATRRTDVNVTRTGGSATALPPSDPDAPLPFDYDGSHIGVFGQAYTTLELPPFAFPVNSLRIPVANAPKAKLTVIAGGDITGDYMIRNGTATLRAGYALAPDALPQVAADPGALAAIEASSNHADPTSQFHFSDAATADPSRGWLGSLGSPLTLDMVFASVDGRGANGVALRAAENPSLVYPSSNINANGTAKLPTYGEDDTLALDAERGDVVLLGTDTVLREAGSTATTTPNPFVLMLPPSVSIATHDFTRNVGSEVESRSGDLVILNDFQMLPSEQGGLSLNVAGEVRTAGVAASGKAKVQIDVQSFGASGDQSFTLLPGLKLRDTANGAEYTLDGQISMQPRLPPTPAQGSVQFNISPDALAHGITIPKGTVVVAQNGTRYTTDRELVIPPPAQRPRQTQVVLTLAQAPSGPVTVAATAKLVGPDGALYNLDQAVNFKAGQTSALVTVTAQQGGGKDLRPGQLQLAAPVAEFPGLTATNITISTRKAITAVTVTAEDTGLDGNSLPRRVAGLETPIPGVISVTNSSALSNGSDLAEFGKVVGGGVSLPTISALTVLGPAGVAPQGSTLVIEPGQNLPAGISTEDIVITAGGKVGGSDALVPAVFRTLQVTHDDAGKVSTRVDPARGELLVLDPSLVWTSSASAPSGLSATAHIVQSRASPDIDGRGGAVFNYADYYTTCRSGAACRMQDPVNVDPNGVPLPTTLRGTGPTHSDNPSPALLLAYGGYHRIGFDLAESATVWSGKNVVDLQLKAQNTSATDLTQIVVPYGNATFGAGTETLVDHQLGSPVNVELPDDPGAGMNVSGPGRARMLVGVAPHVDPIEGFEGPLAALVPAPVDPQDDGIRLADWTGSAESFTGLDERGKLPGTGDGVLTASEAPWVPTAKALDGTALAPGSAGRLELDDVGGGALGSVAEPLILGLLTSGNASNAALARGGASLEVVTAGDVLMHRFGAVGAIQGGDLSVTSVAGQITATQPPSTYTRQRGFLTMNAEGSTNEPEGGGKISLDASGDVDTGGSAVATLSSSDIAITTRTGSITAGHGEKFEIRGIGYDPVTGTPQISYAGAGFFASGDGNVKLTARKDINLGAGIRAQGIQLTAGGNITAGTGSAQASTISIDAGGTISGHMSATSISIGSGTVSSGATLTAGVVSGAGGSVSNTGANQVSAGSVLSGSSPQAGSITETAAGAAQSGLRSVIIDISSRPCESQECR